One genomic segment of Triplophysa rosa linkage group LG22, Trosa_1v2, whole genome shotgun sequence includes these proteins:
- the npffr1l1 gene encoding neuropeptide FF receptor 1 like 1 has protein sequence MDTITINLSTTNLSLDNCTLLPYYIHSTGMAVSYILSYLMVLLLCIVGNGLVCLVVIRNRNMRSVTNLFILNLAISDLLVGVFCVPTTLIDSLISGWPFSQMTCTMSNLVQGMSVSASVFTLVAIAIDRFTGIVYPFRHRLRPVSALFAIIFIWLLAFAIIFPSAATLTVIHVDDIYMVQDNRIYPLSVCFEDWPRADMRRVYTTVMFIHVYLAPLCLISIMYGCIAAKLSNNLRENRGRSRRRMKVIKMLIMVAVLFMVSWLPLWTLMLLTDYQDLDRQQIDFLSSYLFPVAHWLAFFNSGVNPIIYGFFNENFRRGFQAAVACGSCSSVVSEMRHTHFALPPPNKVSDGNRGVASGQKERCFAVMPRRTAHGVQGILLEDMNGITTPHKVLGAWME, from the exons ATGGACACAATAACCATAAACCTCTCAACCACCAACCTCAGTTTGGACAACTGCACTCTCCTGCCGTATTACATCCACTCCACAGGCATGGCTGTGAGCTACATTCTCTCCTACCTGATGGTGCTTCTCCTGTGCATCGTGGGAAATGGGCTTGTCTGCCTGGTGGTCATCAGGAATCGCAACATGCGGTCTGTAACGAACCTCTTCATCCTCAACCTGGCCATCAGTGACTTGCTGGTGGGCGTGTTCTGTGTGCCCACCACGCTGATTGACAGCCTCATCTCGG GTTGGCCTTTCAGCCAGATGACCTGCACGATGAGTAACCTTGTCCAGGGAATGTCGGTGTCTGCCTCTGTCTTCACTCTGGTTGCCATAGCAATAGATAG GTTTACGGGCATCGTTTATCCTTTTCGCCATCGTCTGAGGCCAGTCTCCGCATTATTCGCCATCATCTTCATTTGGCTCCTTGCTTTTGCCATCATCTTTCCTTCAGCCGCGACCCTAACCGTCATACATGTGGATGACATTTACATGGTCCAAGATAACCGGATCTACCcgctgtctgtgtgttttgaaGACTGGCCCAGAGCCGATATGAGACGGGTCTACACCACTGTCATGTTCATCCACGTGTACCTAGCACCGCTCTGTCTCATAAGTATCATGTACGGCTGCATCGCGGCCAAGCTCTCCAACAACCTGCGTGAGAATCGAGGTCGTTCCAGGAGAAGGATGAAGGTCATAAAGATGCTTATCATGGTCGCCGTTCTCTTCATGGTGTCCTGGCTCCCACTCTGGACTTTAATGCTTCTGACAGATTATCAGGATCTGGACAGACAACAGATTGACTTCTTAAGTAGCTATCTTTTCCCTGTAGCACACTGGCTGGCATTCTTCAACAGCGGCGTTAATCCCATCATCTACGGCTTCTTTAACGAGAACTTCCGTAGGGGCTTCCAGGCTGCCGTGGCCTGCGGTTCATGCAGTTCTGTTGTTTCTGAAATGCGCCACACGCACTTTGCGCTCCCGCCTCCTAACAAGGTATCGGACGGGAACAGAGGTGTCGCTAGCGGGCAGAAGGAGCGCTGTTTCGCTGTAATGCCCAGAAGAACCGCTCATGGCGTTCAAGGAATTCTCCTAGAGGACATGAATGGAATTACAACTCCTCACAAAGTACTAGGGGCTTGGATGGAATGA